Proteins encoded by one window of uncultured Bacteroides sp.:
- a CDS encoding acetylxylan esterase, translating to MNLILKDKKMRISLISLIIACCFSLSMSAQTNEKEGAFLCSVKQTNDWVFYSPENPRIQVVVKNQNDEKTSSTISLRVTTDDYKQVYQFAQSVMLNKEDSTQVDFSFIAPAPGFYRCIVSQENNGIRKEVKKFNIGYEPENIVSLPDNQSDLRKFWDESLAELAKVAPEYKLTLIPDSSTNARKLYRVSMRSFGGVEISGYYCTPVKKGKYPAIISYMGYGSKPWSPKPNDNSGFVEFVLSVRGQGLQQPTNIYGDWITYGLQSKENYYYRGAFMDLVRAIDFVASRPEVNTKNIFAEGGSQGGAFTLAACALDHRIAAAAPFIPFLSDYPDYFKIVHWPGDTVKAVWAKQSSMTEAQLYEMLSYFDIKNLAGWIKCPVIMASGLQDEVCPPHTNFSGYNRISSEKEYHINPTYGHDVPPTWWNIRMNFFRRYMK from the coding sequence ATGAATCTAATTTTGAAAGATAAGAAAATGAGAATAAGTCTGATTAGTTTAATTATTGCATGCTGCTTTTCACTTTCAATGTCTGCACAGACAAATGAAAAAGAAGGTGCATTTCTTTGTAGTGTTAAGCAGACAAATGATTGGGTTTTCTATAGTCCTGAAAATCCTAGGATACAGGTGGTGGTAAAGAATCAGAATGATGAGAAAACATCTTCCACAATTAGTTTGAGGGTAACTACTGATGATTATAAGCAGGTTTACCAGTTTGCACAATCTGTAATGTTGAATAAGGAAGATTCCACACAGGTCGATTTTTCTTTTATTGCTCCGGCTCCCGGATTCTATAGATGCATAGTGTCTCAGGAAAATAATGGTATTAGAAAAGAAGTAAAGAAGTTTAATATTGGTTATGAACCAGAGAATATAGTCTCTTTACCCGATAATCAGAGCGATCTGAGAAAATTCTGGGACGAAAGTTTGGCTGAACTGGCCAAAGTAGCCCCAGAGTATAAGCTCACTCTGATTCCCGATTCTTCAACGAATGCGCGTAAGCTATATAGGGTAAGCATGAGATCTTTCGGAGGTGTTGAAATCTCAGGATACTATTGTACTCCGGTAAAGAAAGGGAAATATCCGGCAATAATAAGCTATATGGGATATGGTTCAAAACCGTGGTCACCAAAACCCAACGATAATTCAGGCTTTGTGGAATTTGTATTATCTGTTCGCGGACAAGGTCTGCAACAGCCAACTAACATTTATGGAGATTGGATTACGTACGGGCTTCAGTCAAAAGAAAATTACTATTATCGTGGTGCCTTTATGGATTTGGTACGTGCTATTGATTTTGTAGCATCTCGACCAGAGGTGAATACAAAAAATATATTCGCAGAGGGAGGCAGCCAGGGTGGAGCATTTACGCTTGCTGCATGTGCACTCGATCATCGTATTGCTGCAGCTGCTCCTTTCATTCCATTCCTTTCTGATTATCCCGATTATTTTAAGATTGTTCATTGGCCCGGAGACACAGTTAAAGCAGTATGGGCAAAGCAATCATCAATGACGGAAGCTCAATTGTATGAAATGTTATCCTATTTTGATATCAAGAACCTGGCTGGCTGGATTAAGTGCCCGGTTATAATGGCATCAGGACTTCAGGATGAAGTTTGTCCTCCTCACACAAATTTTTCAGGCTATAATCGTATCAGTTCAGAAAAGGAATATCATATTAATCCAACATACGGACATGATGTACCGCCTACATGGTGGAATATTCGTATGAACTTCTTTAGAAGATATATGAAATAA
- a CDS encoding beta-galactosidase yields MKNILSVLFFLLCFISPISAQSKSLFVRVENGKFSLDGKPYYYIGTNFWYGAILASEGEGGNRVRLIKELDYLKSIGINNLRILVGADGSNGVKSKVEPTLQKAPGVYNDTILAGLDYLLAEMGKRKMYAVLYLNNSWEWSGGYSLYLQWAGYGKAPVPAIDGWPAYMAYVKQYQKSDSAKALFRNHVKYIITRKNRYTGKKYTEDPAIMSWQIGNEPRAFSNDNKQAFASWIADVAAQIKKLDKNHLVSTGSEGKHGCEDDVKLFETIHAGKNVDYMNVHLWPYNWGWVNKENLSEKLQTAKENTKEYILEHLAIAKKYNKPLVMEEFGFPRDGFKFSKESATNARDSYYKFVFDLITKEKESKGLFAGCNFWGWGGFAKQNKSHIYWEKGDDYCGDPAQEEQGLNSVFSSDSTVKIIKEANKKIGNK; encoded by the coding sequence ATGAAAAATATTTTATCTGTTCTATTTTTTCTATTGTGTTTTATCTCTCCTATTTCTGCGCAAAGTAAATCCTTGTTTGTCCGTGTTGAAAATGGTAAGTTTTCACTTGATGGTAAACCTTATTATTATATAGGTACTAATTTTTGGTACGGAGCCATTTTAGCTTCTGAAGGAGAAGGTGGAAATAGGGTACGTCTTATTAAAGAATTAGATTATCTAAAATCTATTGGTATTAATAATCTTAGGATATTGGTTGGAGCTGATGGCTCAAATGGCGTAAAATCGAAAGTGGAACCAACTCTTCAGAAAGCTCCCGGAGTATATAATGATACCATTTTAGCCGGACTTGATTATTTGTTGGCTGAAATGGGTAAACGTAAAATGTATGCTGTTCTTTATCTGAATAATTCATGGGAATGGTCGGGAGGATATTCTTTGTATTTACAATGGGCTGGATATGGTAAAGCACCTGTTCCTGCAATAGACGGATGGCCGGCTTATATGGCATATGTAAAACAATACCAAAAATCAGATTCTGCTAAAGCTCTGTTTCGTAATCATGTAAAATACATCATAACCCGTAAAAATCGTTATACAGGTAAAAAGTATACAGAAGATCCGGCTATTATGTCCTGGCAGATTGGTAACGAGCCACGCGCTTTTTCTAACGATAATAAACAGGCGTTCGCTAGTTGGATTGCAGATGTGGCTGCTCAGATAAAAAAACTGGATAAGAACCATCTTGTGTCTACAGGTAGCGAAGGTAAACACGGATGTGAAGACGATGTTAAATTGTTTGAGACGATACATGCTGGAAAGAATGTGGACTATATGAATGTTCATTTATGGCCTTATAACTGGGGATGGGTGAATAAAGAGAATCTTTCTGAGAAATTGCAAACAGCTAAAGAAAATACAAAGGAATATATTTTGGAGCATTTGGCAATTGCAAAGAAATATAATAAGCCATTAGTAATGGAAGAATTTGGCTTTCCTCGGGATGGTTTTAAATTTTCGAAAGAGAGTGCAACAAATGCACGTGATTCATATTATAAATTTGTGTTTGACCTGATTACGAAGGAAAAAGAATCAAAAGGTTTATTTGCAGGATGTAATTTCTGGGGATGGGGTGGTTTTGCAAAGCAGAATAAAAGTCATATTTACTGGGAAAAGGGAGATGATTATTGCGGCGATCCAGCTCAGGAAGAACAAGGACTAAACTCAGTTTTTAGTTCTGATTCAACAGTGAAGATAATAAAGGAGGCAAATAAGAAAATAGGGAATAAATAA